From Erwinia pyri, a single genomic window includes:
- a CDS encoding EAL domain-containing protein — MQMSPEVLGQFRRKRLFIAAVVAALVLILTLAFRYMEEKNRIEQQSHTFAENAIQRFDRLFSPLDVAASNTLGLVGLPCDQVRFPLIEKLATLQTVRSIILVDNDNMYCSSIYGASNMVFSEFFPELAVNNQRMMLSTDEHLLKGSPILLLWTPHDNQNHSGILQIINIEMMSNYLLEPTLPWVERAIFNVAGKSLEYGNPMIEKALPSEDEVSYEKASLRYPFTITLFGPAPARLALSTLPSQLPLALLLSLLIGYTVWLATANRMSLSWQISYGITAREFMVYCQPLINAKTGDCDGIELLLRWHNPRQGWIPPDVFIPLAERQNLIAPLTRFVLREMVRHLPQMPACPSFHIAINVAASHFHDREIIDDLQQLWWPANPVPQLIVELTERDSLPEVDQRVVSHLHEIGVKLAIDDFGTGHSSLSYLKTLSPDVLKIDKVFTAAIGTDAINATVTDMVISLAQRLNISLVAEGVETAEQAAYLRERGVDVLQGYYYARPMPLGDFESWLSDHKLSLTDQVPA; from the coding sequence ATGCAAATGTCCCCGGAAGTTTTAGGACAGTTTCGCCGCAAGCGATTGTTTATCGCTGCGGTGGTTGCCGCGTTGGTGCTCATCCTCACATTAGCCTTCCGCTATATGGAAGAAAAAAACCGGATTGAGCAGCAGTCGCATACGTTTGCTGAGAACGCTATTCAGCGTTTTGATCGCCTGTTCTCCCCACTTGATGTGGCTGCCAGCAACACGCTGGGGCTGGTAGGCTTGCCCTGCGACCAGGTGCGCTTTCCGCTGATTGAGAAGCTGGCAACCTTACAGACCGTTCGCTCCATCATTCTGGTCGATAATGACAATATGTACTGCTCCAGCATCTATGGGGCCAGTAATATGGTGTTCAGTGAATTCTTCCCGGAACTGGCAGTAAATAACCAGCGCATGATGTTGAGTACCGATGAGCATCTGCTGAAAGGATCGCCCATTCTGTTACTCTGGACGCCGCACGATAACCAAAACCACTCAGGGATCCTGCAGATTATTAATATCGAGATGATGAGTAATTATCTGCTGGAACCCACTTTGCCCTGGGTTGAACGCGCCATTTTCAACGTGGCCGGAAAGAGTCTTGAGTATGGCAATCCGATGATAGAGAAGGCTCTGCCTTCCGAGGATGAAGTGAGCTATGAAAAAGCCTCTTTGCGTTACCCGTTCACCATAACCCTGTTTGGGCCTGCCCCCGCCCGGCTGGCGCTCTCCACCTTGCCCTCACAGCTGCCGCTGGCGTTGCTGCTGAGCCTGTTGATAGGCTATACCGTCTGGCTGGCAACGGCGAACCGGATGAGCCTCTCCTGGCAGATCAGCTACGGCATTACCGCACGCGAATTTATGGTTTACTGCCAGCCGCTGATCAATGCTAAAACCGGCGACTGTGATGGTATTGAGCTGCTGCTGCGCTGGCATAATCCGCGTCAGGGCTGGATCCCGCCAGATGTGTTTATTCCGCTGGCAGAGAGGCAAAACCTGATCGCCCCCCTCACCCGCTTTGTACTGCGAGAGATGGTGCGGCATTTACCGCAAATGCCAGCCTGCCCGTCGTTTCACATTGCGATAAACGTGGCGGCCAGTCACTTTCACGATCGCGAAATTATTGATGACCTTCAGCAGCTCTGGTGGCCAGCCAATCCGGTGCCTCAGCTGATTGTAGAGCTGACCGAGCGGGATTCCCTGCCGGAAGTGGATCAGCGCGTGGTCTCTCATCTGCATGAGATTGGCGTTAAGCTGGCCATTGATGATTTTGGTACCGGGCACAGTTCGCTCTCCTATCTGAAAACGCTGAGCCCGGACGTGCTAAAAATCGATAAAGTTTTCACCGCCGCCATTGGCACCGATGCGATCAACGCGACGGTAACAGATATGGTGATTTCGCTGGCACAGCGGCTGAATATCAGTCTGGTAGCTGAGGGGGTGGAAACAGCGGAACAGGCGGCTTATCTGAGAGAGAGAGGCGTGGATGTTTTACAGGGTTATTACTATGCGCGCCCCATGCCGCTGGGGGATTTCGAAAGCTGGTTGAGCGATCATAAACTGTCGCTGACTGACCAGGTCCCTGCCTGA
- a CDS encoding TerC family protein: protein MEFLLDPSIWAGLLTLIVLEIVLGIDNLVFIAILADKLPPKQRDKARLIGLSLAMIMRLGLLSLISWMVTLTRPLFSVGEFSFSGRDLILLIGGLFLLFKATMELHERLENREHEGEGNKGYASFWAVVVQIVILDAVFSLDAVITAVGMVNNLAIMMTAVVIAMGVMLLASKPLTNFVNAHPTVVVLCLSFLLMIGLSLVAEGFGFHIPKGYLYAAIGFSILIELFNQIARVNFMRHQARKPMRERTAEAILRLMGGRREMSSSEGSEVAAIMPQEAFKDEERYMINGVLTLASRSVRSIMTPRGDISWVDALRPVDEVRTQLLDTPHSLFPVCRGELDEIIGVVRAKDLLVALDQGIDVATFAATTPPIIVPDSLDPINLLGVLRRAKGSFVVVTSEFGVVQGLITPLDVLEAIAGEFPDEDETPDIIADGEGWLVKGGTDLHSLQQLLDTQVLVNPEDDHASLAGLLIAQKGQLPLPGEIIELPPVSFQIIEATDYRVDLVRVTRARERHEEDEEE from the coding sequence ATGGAATTTCTCTTAGACCCCTCAATCTGGGCCGGACTGCTGACGCTGATCGTGCTCGAAATTGTTCTGGGTATTGATAACCTGGTCTTTATCGCCATTCTTGCGGATAAACTGCCGCCGAAACAGCGAGACAAAGCGAGACTGATTGGCCTGTCGCTGGCGATGATCATGCGACTCGGCCTGCTGTCGCTGATCTCCTGGATGGTAACGTTAACCCGCCCGTTGTTCAGTGTAGGTGAGTTCAGCTTCTCCGGGCGCGATTTAATCCTGCTTATCGGAGGATTGTTCCTGCTGTTCAAGGCCACGATGGAGCTGCATGAACGGCTCGAAAATCGTGAGCATGAAGGCGAGGGCAATAAAGGGTACGCCAGTTTCTGGGCCGTAGTTGTGCAGATCGTTATCCTTGATGCCGTCTTCTCGCTGGATGCGGTGATCACTGCCGTGGGCATGGTAAATAACCTGGCCATAATGATGACCGCAGTGGTGATTGCCATGGGCGTTATGCTGCTGGCCTCTAAACCGCTGACTAATTTTGTCAATGCGCATCCAACGGTAGTGGTGCTCTGTCTGAGCTTCCTGCTGATGATTGGTCTGAGCCTGGTTGCTGAAGGCTTTGGGTTCCACATTCCTAAAGGGTATCTCTACGCGGCGATTGGTTTCTCAATACTGATAGAACTGTTCAACCAGATTGCACGGGTGAACTTTATGCGTCATCAGGCCAGAAAGCCGATGCGTGAGCGCACCGCTGAAGCTATTCTGCGGCTGATGGGCGGCCGTCGGGAGATGAGCAGCAGTGAAGGCAGCGAAGTGGCTGCGATCATGCCGCAGGAGGCGTTTAAGGATGAGGAGCGCTACATGATTAACGGCGTGCTGACGCTGGCTTCACGATCGGTGCGCAGTATCATGACGCCGCGTGGTGACATCTCCTGGGTGGACGCCCTGCGTCCTGTGGATGAGGTGCGGACTCAGCTACTCGATACGCCGCACAGCCTCTTCCCGGTCTGCCGCGGAGAGCTGGATGAGATTATTGGTGTGGTGCGTGCGAAAGATCTGTTAGTGGCGCTGGATCAGGGTATTGACGTTGCTACGTTTGCCGCCACCACGCCACCAATCATCGTGCCGGACTCCCTTGACCCGATTAATCTGCTTGGCGTCCTGCGCCGGGCGAAAGGGAGTTTCGTGGTGGTGACCAGTGAGTTCGGTGTGGTGCAGGGGCTGATAACGCCGCTGGACGTGCTGGAAGCGATTGCAGGGGAATTCCCTGACGAAGATGAAACGCCAGATATCATCGCCGATGGCGAGGGCTGGCTGGTGAAAGGCGGTACGGATCTCCACTCGCTGCAGCAGCTGCTTGATACCCAGGTTCTGGTTAACCCGGAAGACGATCACGCTTCGCTTGCTGGCCTGCTGATTGCGCAGAAAGGGCAACTGCCGCTGCCGGGTGAAATCATTGAGCTGCCGCCGGTCAGCTTCCAGATAATAGAAGCCACGGACTATCGTGTTGATCTGGTTCGCGTGACGCGTGCGCGGGAACGGCATGAGGAAGACGAAGAAGAGTAA
- the manX gene encoding PTS mannose transporter subunit IIAB → MTIAIMIGTHGWAAEQLLKTAEMLLGDQQNVGWIEFVPGENAETLIEKYQARLADLDTSKGVLFLVDTWGGSPFNAASRIVVDKENHEVIAGVNIPMLVETLMARDDDPSFDELVAMAVETGREGVKALKAKEPEPAPQAAPAVAAPKAAPVAAKAMGPNDYMKIALARIDDRLIHGQVATRWTKETNVTRIIVVSDEVAADHVRKTLLTQVAPPGVTAHVVDVAKMIRVWNNPKYAGERVMLLFTNPTDVERLVEAGVKIPSVNIGGMAFRQGKTQVNNAVSVDEKDIIAFKKLNERGIELEVRKVSSDQRLKMMDLIAKIAQ, encoded by the coding sequence GTGACTATTGCTATTATGATCGGCACGCACGGCTGGGCTGCGGAGCAGCTTTTAAAGACAGCTGAAATGCTCCTTGGCGATCAGCAAAACGTTGGGTGGATAGAGTTTGTGCCCGGTGAGAATGCAGAAACGCTGATTGAGAAATATCAGGCGCGACTGGCCGATTTAGATACCAGCAAAGGGGTACTTTTCCTGGTGGATACCTGGGGAGGCAGCCCGTTTAATGCCGCCAGCCGTATCGTTGTCGATAAAGAAAACCATGAAGTTATCGCTGGCGTCAATATCCCGATGCTGGTCGAAACGCTGATGGCGCGTGATGACGACCCGAGCTTTGACGAGCTGGTTGCCATGGCCGTTGAAACCGGTCGTGAAGGCGTTAAGGCATTAAAGGCGAAGGAACCTGAACCCGCTCCACAGGCTGCTCCCGCTGTTGCAGCACCTAAAGCCGCCCCCGTTGCCGCTAAAGCGATGGGCCCAAATGACTATATGAAGATCGCGCTGGCAAGGATTGATGACCGCTTGATCCATGGACAGGTCGCCACGCGCTGGACCAAAGAGACCAACGTCACGCGCATTATCGTTGTCAGTGATGAAGTGGCTGCCGATCACGTTCGTAAAACGCTCCTTACCCAGGTTGCTCCTCCTGGCGTGACCGCTCATGTGGTGGATGTCGCCAAAATGATCCGCGTCTGGAATAACCCAAAATATGCCGGAGAGCGAGTAATGCTTCTTTTCACCAACCCAACCGATGTGGAAAGGTTAGTGGAAGCAGGCGTAAAAATTCCCAGCGTTAATATTGGCGGCATGGCGTTCCGTCAGGGTAAAACACAGGTCAACAATGCCGTTTCGGTGGATGAGAAGGATATTATCGCCTTCAAAAAACTGAACGAGCGCGGAATTGAACTGGAAGTGCGTAAAGTCTCCAGCGACCAGCGTCTGAAAATGATGGATCTGATCGCCAAAATAGCACAGTAA
- a CDS encoding PTS mannose/fructose/sorbose transporter subunit IIC, giving the protein MEITTLQIVLIFIIACIAGMGSILDEFQFHRPLVACTLIGAVLGDMKTGIIIGGTLEMIALGWMNIGAAVAPDAALASIISTILVIAGGQSVGAGIALAIPLAAAGQVLTIIVRTITVAFQHAADKAAEKGNLTAISWIHVSALVLQAMRIAIPAVIVAVSVGTSVVQGLLESIPDVVTNGLNIAGGMIVVVGYAMVINMMRAGYLMPFFYLGFVTAAFTNFNLVALGVIGVVMAVLYIQLAPKYNRVAGAQASGPATNDLDNELD; this is encoded by the coding sequence ATGGAGATTACCACTCTTCAGATTGTGCTCATTTTTATCATTGCCTGTATTGCAGGTATGGGATCTATTCTTGATGAGTTTCAGTTCCACCGTCCGCTGGTGGCCTGTACCTTAATTGGCGCCGTTCTGGGCGACATGAAAACCGGTATTATTATCGGGGGTACGCTGGAGATGATTGCGCTTGGCTGGATGAACATTGGTGCCGCTGTTGCCCCTGATGCCGCCCTCGCCTCTATTATTTCCACCATTCTGGTTATTGCCGGTGGGCAAAGCGTGGGTGCCGGTATTGCGCTGGCAATTCCGCTGGCGGCCGCAGGTCAGGTTCTGACCATTATCGTTCGTACCATTACCGTTGCTTTCCAGCATGCGGCAGATAAGGCAGCTGAAAAAGGTAATCTCACAGCCATCTCCTGGATCCACGTCTCTGCTCTGGTGCTTCAGGCGATGCGTATTGCGATTCCAGCGGTCATCGTTGCCGTTTCCGTGGGGACCAGCGTTGTGCAGGGCCTGCTTGAATCTATCCCGGATGTGGTGACCAATGGTCTGAACATTGCTGGCGGCATGATCGTGGTAGTTGGTTACGCAATGGTTATCAACATGATGCGTGCAGGCTATCTGATGCCTTTCTTCTATCTCGGTTTCGTTACGGCGGCCTTTACCAATTTCAACCTGGTGGCGTTAGGCGTGATTGGTGTGGTGATGGCGGTGCTCTATATCCAGCTCGCACCAAAATATAACCGCGTAGCGGGCGCACAGGCTTCTGGCCCGGCGACCAACGACCTTGATAACGAATTAGATTAG
- a CDS encoding PTS mannose transporter subunit IID yields MVDTTTATTTATTAVQKKLTPGDVRGVFMRSNLFQGSWNFERMQALGFCYSMVPVIRRLYPENNDERKQAIKRHLEFFNTHPYVAAPVLGVTMAMEEQRANGAPIDDAAINGIKVGLMGPLAGVGDPIFWGTVRPVFAALGAGIAMSGSLLGPLLFFVLFNLVRLLVRYYGVAYGYRKGVDIVSDMGGGFLQKLTEGASILGLFVMGALVNKWTHVNVPLVVSRITDQTGKTTVTTVQSILDQLMPGLIPLLLTFGCMWLLRRKVNALWIIIGFFVIGIFGYWIGLLGL; encoded by the coding sequence ATGGTTGATACCACTACAGCTACCACCACAGCGACCACCGCCGTACAGAAAAAACTGACGCCGGGTGACGTGCGTGGCGTCTTTATGCGCTCAAATCTGTTCCAGGGTTCGTGGAACTTCGAACGTATGCAGGCGCTGGGCTTTTGCTACTCAATGGTGCCGGTAATCCGTCGCCTTTATCCTGAAAACAACGACGAGCGCAAACAGGCGATCAAGCGCCACCTCGAGTTCTTTAACACCCATCCTTATGTTGCCGCCCCGGTACTGGGCGTGACAATGGCGATGGAAGAGCAGCGTGCAAACGGCGCACCGATTGACGATGCGGCCATCAACGGCATCAAGGTGGGCCTGATGGGTCCGCTGGCTGGCGTGGGTGACCCTATTTTCTGGGGTACGGTTCGTCCCGTCTTCGCTGCACTGGGTGCCGGTATTGCCATGAGCGGCAGTCTGCTGGGGCCGCTGCTGTTCTTCGTGCTCTTCAACCTGGTACGTTTACTGGTGCGCTATTACGGTGTGGCTTATGGCTACCGTAAAGGGGTCGATATCGTCAGCGATATGGGCGGCGGGTTCCTGCAAAAACTGACCGAGGGGGCGTCCATTCTTGGCCTCTTTGTGATGGGGGCGCTGGTTAACAAGTGGACGCACGTCAATGTGCCGCTGGTGGTCTCGAGAATCACCGACCAGACCGGCAAAACTACCGTGACCACCGTTCAGTCTATCCTGGATCAGTTAATGCCCGGTTTAATCCCGCTGCTGCTCACCTTCGGCTGTATGTGGCTGCTGCGCCGCAAGGTTAACGCCCTGTGGATTATTATTGGGTTCTTCGTGATTGGGATCTTTGGCTACTGGATTGGCCTGTTAGGTCTGTAA
- a CDS encoding DUF986 family protein, with product MSLTDYLIILFILLFLAYAIYDELIMTRLKGPTLLKVFLQRSNKLDSLIFVGLVSILIYQNIVNQGPRVTTTLLMVLAFLSVYLFWIRLPKLLFKPQGFWYANIFIDYSRIKTMNLSEDGILVIELESRRLLIHVRKLDDLETIYQFMVQQQ from the coding sequence ATGTCCCTCACCGATTACCTCATCATTCTGTTTATTCTGCTGTTCCTGGCTTATGCCATTTATGATGAGCTGATTATGACGCGGCTGAAAGGCCCAACCCTGTTAAAGGTCTTCCTGCAGCGCAGCAATAAACTGGACAGCCTTATTTTTGTGGGTCTGGTGTCCATCCTGATCTATCAAAATATTGTTAATCAGGGGCCCAGAGTGACCACCACCCTGCTGATGGTGCTCGCTTTTCTCTCTGTTTATCTCTTCTGGATCCGTCTGCCCAAGCTGCTTTTTAAACCTCAGGGTTTCTGGTATGCCAACATCTTTATTGACTACAGCCGCATCAAAACGATGAATCTCTCTGAAGATGGCATTCTGGTGATTGAACTTGAATCACGTCGTCTCTTAATCCACGTGAGAAAACTGGACGATCTGGAAACTATCTACCAGTTTATGGTGCAGCAGCAGTAG
- the rlmA gene encoding 23S rRNA (guanine(745)-N(1))-methyltransferase produces MSYLCPLCHQPLLQEASVWRCENRHQFDRAKEGYVNLLPVQHKRSKLPGDSADMMLARREFLDAGHYLPLQQKVCEILQRVLPTTATAVLDIGCGEGYYTHAVAETLQSRGESEVHGLDVSKVAVRFGAKRYRNVHFCVASSHRLPFAAAQFDAVLRIYAPCKAEELQRVVKERGYVLTVTPGPRHLIQFKALIYQEVKLHDETPETMPGFELVEQHSLNYPMQLNSEESAALLQMTPFAWRARPEVWGVLATSSQFDCETDFTLRLWQRSPEQEATAAAP; encoded by the coding sequence ATGTCTTACCTTTGCCCCCTTTGTCATCAGCCCCTGTTACAGGAAGCGTCGGTCTGGCGCTGCGAAAACAGGCATCAGTTTGACCGGGCAAAAGAGGGCTATGTGAATCTTCTTCCGGTGCAGCACAAGCGCTCAAAACTGCCCGGTGACAGCGCAGATATGATGCTGGCACGGCGTGAGTTTCTGGACGCCGGGCACTATTTGCCGCTGCAGCAAAAGGTGTGTGAGATCCTGCAACGCGTGCTGCCCACAACGGCTACAGCGGTACTGGATATAGGTTGCGGAGAAGGCTATTACACGCATGCCGTAGCTGAGACTTTGCAGAGCAGGGGAGAATCGGAGGTTCATGGGCTGGACGTGTCGAAAGTGGCGGTACGCTTTGGCGCCAAACGCTACCGCAACGTCCACTTCTGCGTGGCATCAAGTCACCGGCTGCCTTTTGCCGCGGCTCAGTTTGATGCCGTATTACGGATCTATGCGCCGTGCAAAGCAGAAGAGCTGCAGAGGGTAGTGAAAGAGCGGGGCTATGTGCTTACCGTGACGCCAGGTCCGCGGCATCTGATTCAGTTCAAGGCGCTTATCTACCAGGAAGTGAAACTGCATGATGAGACGCCAGAGACTATGCCGGGCTTTGAGCTGGTGGAGCAACATTCGCTCAATTATCCCATGCAGCTCAATAGCGAAGAGTCGGCTGCTCTGCTGCAGATGACTCCGTTTGCCTGGCGAGCCCGTCCGGAAGTGTGGGGTGTGCTGGCTACCAGCAGCCAGTTCGATTGTGAAACGGACTTTACGTTACGCCTCTGGCAGCGCAGCCCGGAGCAGGAGGCTACTGCTGCTGCACCATAA
- the cspE gene encoding transcription antiterminator/RNA stability regulator CspE, with the protein MAKIKGQVKWFNESKGFGFITPADGSKDVFVHFSAIQGNGFKTLAEGQNVEFEIQDGQKGPAAVNVTAI; encoded by the coding sequence ATGGCAAAGATTAAAGGTCAGGTTAAGTGGTTCAACGAGTCTAAAGGTTTTGGTTTCATTACTCCTGCAGACGGCAGCAAAGATGTATTCGTACACTTCTCTGCAATCCAGGGCAATGGCTTCAAAACACTGGCTGAAGGCCAGAACGTTGAGTTCGAAATTCAGGACGGCCAGAAAGGCCCTGCTGCTGTGAACGTCACCGCTATCTAA
- a CDS encoding MBL fold metallo-hydrolase, producing the protein MAWQNPWYDPDKAHHTPEGFRNPEPDLRQSGDLKRWRKERKAEGLPFPPAHGYESFTAQWWQKADLSGQEDAVWWLGHACVLLRVDDRYTLIDPALSKRASPLRFYGPLRKTPSALKIEDLPSLSSVLISHNHYDHLDKPTIKAILRRFPEVEFVVPLGLESWFRKAGAKNVTQLDWWESTSLDAMTIHAVPARHWSMRSPYDRNRSLWCGWVVKVKALNFWFTGDSGYTENLLEIPRRLGPFNLAALPVGAYAPKWFMRGQHMDPEQAVSLHQALDKPISIPIHWGVFELADESLDAPPDILSQSMQAAGLDESRFRAWKIGAKQRLINIIQDNS; encoded by the coding sequence ATGGCGTGGCAAAATCCCTGGTACGATCCCGACAAGGCTCATCATACGCCTGAAGGCTTCCGCAATCCTGAACCCGATCTGCGGCAAAGTGGCGACCTCAAACGCTGGCGAAAAGAGCGTAAGGCGGAAGGGCTCCCTTTTCCTCCCGCCCATGGCTACGAGAGCTTTACTGCCCAATGGTGGCAGAAGGCCGATCTCAGCGGTCAGGAGGATGCGGTCTGGTGGCTGGGCCATGCATGCGTATTATTGCGTGTTGACGATCGTTATACGCTTATCGATCCTGCCCTGTCGAAGCGTGCCTCGCCGTTGCGTTTTTATGGTCCGCTACGCAAGACACCTTCCGCCTTAAAGATTGAGGATTTGCCCTCCCTGAGCTCGGTGTTGATTTCGCATAACCACTATGATCATCTGGACAAGCCCACCATCAAAGCTATCCTCAGGCGCTTTCCTGAGGTTGAATTTGTTGTGCCGCTGGGGCTGGAATCCTGGTTTCGTAAGGCGGGGGCTAAAAACGTTACCCAGCTTGACTGGTGGGAAAGCACCAGCCTTGATGCCATGACGATTCATGCGGTTCCTGCCAGGCACTGGAGCATGAGAAGCCCCTACGATCGAAATCGTTCGCTCTGGTGTGGCTGGGTGGTCAAAGTGAAGGCGCTGAACTTTTGGTTTACGGGCGACAGCGGCTATACGGAAAATTTACTGGAGATCCCTCGCCGGCTGGGTCCCTTTAATCTGGCTGCCTTACCCGTAGGCGCTTATGCACCGAAATGGTTCATGCGCGGGCAGCATATGGATCCTGAACAGGCTGTCTCTCTGCATCAGGCGCTGGATAAACCGATCAGCATACCCATCCATTGGGGTGTGTTTGAGCTGGCGGATGAATCACTGGATGCGCCGCCAGATATCCTGTCGCAATCTATGCAGGCTGCAGGATTAGATGAAAGTCGATTCCGCGCCTGGAAAATAGGCGCAAAACAGCGGTTAATTAATATCATCCAGGATAATTCCTAA
- a CDS encoding YebO family protein, with product MNDLTNGAVGLASMGFTAALVIAGLIAWFFVNRASVRASQQIQLLEALLEEQKRQNALLRRLTDSVAGKEKAAAQSEPDNKDFTRLIPER from the coding sequence ATGAACGATTTAACAAATGGCGCGGTGGGTCTGGCATCAATGGGGTTTACGGCAGCGTTGGTCATAGCAGGGCTGATTGCCTGGTTCTTTGTTAACCGCGCCAGCGTCAGGGCCAGCCAGCAGATCCAGCTACTGGAAGCGCTGCTGGAAGAGCAGAAGCGGCAGAACGCGCTGCTGCGTCGTCTCACCGATTCCGTGGCGGGTAAAGAGAAAGCCGCCGCTCAGAGCGAGCCTGACAACAAAGATTTCACCCGTCTGATCCCGGAACGTTAA
- a CDS encoding YobH family protein, translating to MRFLVRIVALLVIVWLALLVTGYGVLAGSTKNVAGLGLQCQYLTARGMVTAQYLHTDSGVVGVTDCPLLKKSTEVVDN from the coding sequence ATGAGATTTTTAGTTCGCATTGTTGCGCTGTTGGTGATTGTCTGGCTGGCCCTGCTGGTAACGGGTTATGGGGTGCTGGCGGGAAGTACAAAGAACGTGGCAGGTTTAGGGTTACAGTGCCAGTATCTGACGGCACGCGGCATGGTTACAGCCCAGTATCTGCACACGGATAGCGGTGTGGTAGGCGTGACGGATTGTCCGCTGCTGAAGAAAAGCACTGAGGTTGTCGATAATTAA
- the kdgR gene encoding DNA-binding transcriptional regulator KdgR, producing the protein MATGEVDKQPDAVSSVMKVFGILQALGEEREHGITELSQRVMMSKSTVYRFLQTMKTLGYVDQEGDSEKYTLTLKLFELGAKALQNVDLIRSADIQMREISRQTKETIHLGALEDDSIVYIHKIDSLYNLRMYSRIGRRNPLYSTAIGKVLLAWRDRAEVQDIMAGVNYTRSTPRTVGSTEELLPVLDKVRSQGFGEDNEEQEEGLRCIAVPVFDRFGVVIAGLSISFPTIRFSEEEKSGYVTLLHQAAKVLSGQMGYHHYPF; encoded by the coding sequence ATGGCAACTGGCGAAGTAGATAAGCAACCGGATGCAGTCTCTTCCGTGATGAAAGTTTTTGGTATTCTTCAGGCGCTGGGAGAAGAGCGCGAACATGGTATTACCGAGCTTTCACAGCGGGTAATGATGTCCAAAAGCACGGTGTATCGCTTTCTGCAAACCATGAAAACGTTAGGCTATGTCGATCAGGAGGGTGACTCTGAGAAGTACACGCTGACTCTGAAGCTGTTCGAGCTGGGGGCCAAAGCGCTACAGAATGTCGATCTGATCCGCAGCGCAGATATTCAGATGCGCGAAATTTCCCGCCAGACCAAAGAAACCATCCATCTTGGCGCGCTGGAAGATGACAGCATTGTCTATATTCACAAAATCGACTCCCTCTATAACCTGCGCATGTACTCACGCATCGGGCGCCGCAATCCTCTTTACAGCACGGCCATTGGCAAGGTTTTGCTCGCCTGGCGTGACAGGGCTGAGGTGCAGGATATTATGGCGGGGGTAAACTACACCCGCAGCACGCCGAGAACAGTTGGCAGCACGGAAGAGCTGTTGCCGGTGCTGGATAAAGTCAGATCGCAAGGCTTTGGCGAGGATAATGAAGAGCAGGAAGAGGGGCTGCGTTGTATTGCCGTTCCCGTATTTGACCGTTTTGGCGTGGTGATTGCCGGACTCAGTATCTCTTTTCCTACTATCCGCTTCTCTGAAGAGGAGAAGAGTGGCTACGTCACGTTACTGCATCAGGCGGCGAAAGTGCTCTCCGGGCAGATGGGGTATCACCACTATCCTTTCTGA